A genomic region of Procambarus clarkii isolate CNS0578487 chromosome 30, FALCON_Pclarkii_2.0, whole genome shotgun sequence contains the following coding sequences:
- the LOC138369976 gene encoding integrase/recombinase xerD homolog, with the protein MRFSQLAGKYRDFRCYRPKIARFSRQFLVTQLLKGARNSAQRAPARRLPVTRSLLHRLLRALGGVCNSAYEKSCYRALFSLAFHACLRPGEAVYVEHGRHTLNLEQVSLTTAGIDIVFNTYKHSAGRTPTLSLRANPSSKYCPVRALSKYFNYRGLGPGPIFKHAAGAPVTRRDFSRILRTALSALGLPPDDYAPHSFRIGRATQLSRDGPATSEIMAVGRWKSSAFTSYVRRDVVALPL; encoded by the coding sequence atgcgattttcgcagctggcgggcaaatatcgcgattttcgctgctaccggccaaaaatagcgcgattttcgcggcAGTTCCTGGTCACCCAACTCCTCAAAGGGGCACGTAACTCCGCACAGCGGGCCCCTGCACGGCGTCTCCCTGTGACGAGGAGCCTCCTGCATCGCCTGCTGCGGGCACTGGGAGGCGTATGTAACTCTGCCTATGAGAAGTCTTGCTACAGGGCGCTCTTCTCCCTGGCTTTCCACGCCTGCCTACGCCCGGGTGAGGCGGTCTACGTGGAGCATGGACGACACACGCTCAACCTTGAGCAGGTATCACTTACGACGGCAGGAATAGATATCGTCTTCAACACCTACAAGCACAGCGCAGGGCGCACGCCCACCCTCTCCCTGAGAGCGAACCCTTCCAGCAAGTACTGCCCGGTCCGTGCTCTGTCTAAATACTTTAATTACAGGGGCCTGGGCCCGGGGCCCATATTCAAACACGCCGCaggcgctcctgtcaccaggcgagatttctccaggatcctacgcactgccctctcggcgctaggcttgcctccagatgactacgcgccgcattccttccgtatcggcagggccacccagctgtctcgggacgggcccGCCACTTCAGAAATAATGGCAGTCGGCAGGTGGAAGAGTAGTGCTTTCACATCCTACGTCaggcgggacgttgttgctctgccactttga